The following coding sequences lie in one Onychomys torridus chromosome X, mOncTor1.1, whole genome shotgun sequence genomic window:
- the LOC118574441 gene encoding periphilin-1-like encodes MRNGFRRKCFYSSHYSRQQPPHKWGTPFLRESRVGGKDPLHSRFGSSLSSRSRMRSFHQPQRRCKERAIQFLKTSKDTMPSSSSKVLKSPSRLTEKEQAEAASKWANENPKKSEGNNLVEISEFETGSKAPLCINQTEEPESNTTDGIELSEESQLSSRSKAIESKITEIEKVYQQFCETFATVVERLVEKDPSLEKSIQFAMKQSLHEIGEQRLEELKHFIMEYDNSTQDFGDPF; translated from the coding sequence ATGAGAAATGGCTTTAGAAGGAAATGTTTCTACTCTTCCCATTATTCAAGACAACAACCTCCCCATAAATGGGGCACTCCTTTTTTGAGAGAATCTCGTGTGGGCGGGAAGGACCCCCTACACAGCAGATTTGGCTCCAGTCTCAGCAGTAGAAGCAGGATGCGCTCCTTCCATCAGCCTCAGCGTAGATGTAAAGAGAGAGCCATCCAGTTTTTGAAAACATCAAAAGATACCATGCCCTCAAGTTCATCCAAGGTGTTAAAAAGCCCCAGCCGGCTGACTGAGAAGGAACAGGCTGAGGCTGCAAGCAAGTGGGCTAATGAAAATCCCAAGAAGTCAGAAGGAAATAACTTGGTtgaaatttctgagtttgagacggGATCCAAGGCACCATTATGTATCAACCAGACAGAAGAACCCGAGTCAAACACAACAGATGGTATAGAACTGAGTGAAGAGAGCCAGCTTAGCAGTCGCTCAAAGGCAATTGAATCAAAAATCACAGAGATTGAGAAGGTTTACCAACAATTCTGTGAAACTTTCGCAACGGTGGTGGAAAGGCTGGTTGAAAAGGATCCTTCCTTAGAAAAATCTATACAGTTTGCAATGAAGCAGAGTTTGCATGAAATAGGTGAGCAACGTCTTGAAGAACTGAAGCATTTCATTATGGAGTATGACAATTCTACTCAAGATTTTGGAGACCCTTTTTAG
- the LOC118574032 gene encoding thymosin beta-10-like: MAYRVSCCSKASGSTWSTSSEQDSTGCKKISDKADMGEIASFNKAKLKKTKKQEKNTLPIKETIEQEKRSEIS, from the coding sequence atggcctatagaGTCTCTTGCTGCAGCAAGGCGAGTGGGAGCACCTGGAGCACGAGCTCGGAACAAGACTCCACAGGTTGTAAGAAAATATCAGACAAGGCAGACATGGGGGAAATTGCCAGCTTCAATAAGGCCAAGCTGAAGAAAACCAAGAAGCAGGAGAAGAACACCCTGCCAATCAAAGAGACCATTGAACAGGAAAAGAGGAGTGAAATTTCCTAA